GCTCTGAAAGTGGACGAGAACCAGCTGATGTACCTGCCCGACTCCATAGGCGGGTAAGTGGGGGCGCCGTCGGGCGGCTGGCTCCCCGAGCAGCTGTCTCTTCGACTTGGCCGGGGCGGCAGGGACGCTGAATCCTCGTTACTGCCAGGCAACGTCTAGCATGTCAGCCTCGCCCCGCTGAGAGTGACCAGACGTCGAGCGTAACATAAATACACAGAGACATTCATCTGTCATTTTAAATGTCGTTAATAGCAGGCACTCGTTAAGAAAATAAAGCAGAGGCAGACCCATGTCCCGcgagtgtgtttctgtgtttctgtgtttctttAATGGTTTACCTGTCCACCCTTATCTTATTTCTCTATTATTGATATTGTTACAACCTGTTGTTGCTCCCTGTGTGTTCTGCATGGCAatagtgaccccacccctttcgGTTTCCCTCATGGAACCATCACGTTTTCCACAGTTTCCATCACACTGTTAGTGCTCTGTCGTCCATGTGATCATTCTCAGGTAGCCCAAAGAGCTACAGCCCTGAGATGGACCTGTATTTCCGAGTGCTGGATTAGCACGTGTCAGGTGGATTTCAGAAGTGTGAACCCTGTCACTGTGCACCGAATGACAGCGGTTTATTTGGGTCGCTGATTGTGAGCCATCTTTGTGTGGGTCACGGAATGGAAATCGAATCCTAACCTTGAGGAGTGATGTTTTCCTGGTAGCTTAGGGCTGACTTTAGCAGAGTGATGTGTGCGCGACCTCGGGTTTCAGTGACTGATTGGCGTTTGACTGTCGTGTgtttatttagaaaaataacCTCCTTTAAAAACCTGTCCTCCTCATTGTGAGTCATGGGACAGGATGATGCAAGGGGGCTCTAACCCTAAGCCCTTCTGGTGTAGTGGGTCAAGCCCCCCCAGAATGCTCGTTAGCTTTCCAGTCATGCCGTAAAATGCTTTGATTGCCAGCAGTTTTTGTGTGAACGCTTTCCTTCGCCCCCACATGTAAATCACACCTCACCTGAACTACAGCTCTCCCAGTCGACTCGCATTGTCCTCTACTATGGTTTCAGGAACCATTccgtatttttttgttttattctgctttttttttttctttttgaggaACACTTGATCCATAAGCATAAGTAGCACTGAAATTAATATGCACCACGtttccacattttatttattcatgggTTCTCTCCGGAAAATGCCGCAGCGTTGAGCGGCACTGAAAGACCCCCTTTGTGTGCTCGGTCCTCCGGGCCGCTCGCTGAAGCAGCTGACTTTGGAGCAGACGACCTCACATCCCGAGgctggtggtggggtggggggggggggggggaggggatgccAAATTCAGATGGAGGATCGATAGACAGGTGCCTCTTTCTAAGGGGTGGGGGACAAATGGCTGCCCTTCAGTTGGTTTGAGAATTTGAGTACTAGCTTACGTCACACCAGTACAGGCCCGGCCTACGGATCGGCAACCTCCTGTTTGTGCTTTATCGAGTGATGAAGCGATGGCCTTTTGAAACGCTCGCTGCCTATCTGTCTTGGGTCACATGCTGGTGtgtctcctcccccccccacccccccactttgGCTCAGGCTCGCCGCCCTGGAGGAACTAGACTGCAGCTTAAATGAGATCGAGGCGTTGCCGCCGTCTATGGGCCAGTGCACCAACCTGCGTACCTTCGCTGCCGACCACAACTTCCTGACCCAGCTGCCCCCAGAGGTGAGAATGGGCCCCTCCGCCACGCCGCCATGCCAGTGCTGTTGGGGCCGATGTTCACCCTGACAGCAGACATTACTTCATTGCTTTTTTGGTTATTGCTAGTGAATGATATTCAATTCATTTtcatatagcgcctttcacaacagagtagCCCCAAGGCACTTTATATGGGTGTGTTGTAATTCATTACAACGTCATTAAGACAGattaataaagaaaaaggaaagacaaaaaaattaaagagagaaagccagatgacaacagagAAATGGGGTGGagaaaaaacctctgggggttcagggtcaactggctgccctgTAGTCTCAGGGGCCCGGCAGCCCATCCTAGGCAacccagggcacaaggcagaggaatgCAATATCGGATGGGGGGGATAGTAGAGTGGGATTTATTTTTCTGGGGGAGGTGGCTAAAGATTTCATTGTGGAAGAAACTGCCTGAATGcttatttaaacaaaacaacGGTTAACAGATGCTCTTTcatgccccctgcaggtgggcAGCTGGAAGAACCTGACCGTGCTGTTCCTGCACTCCAACAAGCTGGAGTCCCTGCCAGAGGAGATGGGGGAGATGCAGAAGCTCAAGGTCATCAACCTCAGTGACAACAAGTGAGTCCCTGTGCGCGACCCTGCCCCTGTCGCTGGCACTGCTCTTCTTGTTACAGTTTCTGGCAAGCGGGGGTCTGAACAGCTTCCCACTTTACACTTTCCCATTTCAGCGTCTGGAATCCAGATTAGTTACGCTGCTCTGGGATGCGTTTACTTTTCATTCGATGGCTTTTTATCCGAACCATCTTGCCATTTTCACTCACCCGTGTGGCAGGCTTTACAGCTTTTACTGTCACTTCGGAGCCACTGCTTCAGTGTGCATCTGCTGCAGGAATGTTTGCCATTGATTAGGCCCAGGATCAACCCCCTCAGCGAGATGCGGCCTGCACATGTGGCAAGATGCTGATGCGTAGTTACGACGCGGGAAATCAACCCGGGCCTATATTCAGGATCAGATGGGGGAGGGCAATCTGCAGCAAGCCCCACTGGGTGGCCTTCTGTGTGAGGCGGACATCTCTCATGAACTTAAGCTTTAGTTGCCATTTGGGCAACTACAGGTATCTAGGAATCtgtttttgcatatcccatctcGTGcaactttattatttttaagacACATGCATTTGAGTGTCAAACTTACACCTCTGGAGCATTTTGCAGGCAGTGAAGAGCTCAAGGGCTCATTGGAAGATGTGGAAATCCTGCTTAggacgggggggaggggtgccgGCTTGTCGCTTCTCGCGTTCAGCTGATTCACCTGAGCTGCATGTATGTGGACTTGCGGAGGAAGTCCTCATGCCCAGCAGAAGGTGCTTTGGCCTGCGTTTATTTGTGCACTCTGAGATCAGTTCaggcccccccctcccccacacaccgATGCTGTTTGGCTTTAAATAGCACTTCTGCCTTGACTGTCCTGCCCAGTCCCAGCCATTTATACAGCTCAGTGAAATAGTCCCACAGATCAGTTCCCCTTGTGTTACTGGGACAAGCTAAAGGTCATGTGAAGCGGGGACTTCCTGCCCCCCTCCGCCTTCCGGCCCATTCGTGGCACGGACAGCGGTGATGGTAATGGACTCAAGGTCCTTTTTGACAGAAGTGTCAGTATCTGCGGCTTCAGAGGGCTCCTCTCAGGTTTGATCAAACTGATCTTGAGTCAGTGGGTGTGTTCTTGTGGTTGCTGGCCACCGCTGTACAATGAAAGAGGAATTTCTTCTTATATTTCTTTCGATGTGACGTGGTTTTGCTAATATGCAAATATTTAGTCACCAGTTATGTAAGATGATCCTTCGCTGTGTGTTTGATTTCGTGTTTAATTGTGCTGTGGCTGACTTTAATTTGGGTAACGGCAGAGAGGTGTGACCCTGACagtgatggaggggggggggtcctatcCACCAGACCTACACATCATTTCCTGCACATCACTTCTTGTGCCTTCCTGTCCTTCTGCAGGCTGAAGAACCTGCCCTTTAACTTCACCAAGCTGAACCAGCTCACCGCCATGTGGCTGTCAGAGAACCAGGTACGACCTGCAGCCCCGGGGCATGCGTAGCAGAGGTCTGGGGTGCCCCCACGTGCCGGCCTGCACGGGCTGTGCGGAATGATGGCCATCATGGGGAAGTGTGGTATGCCTGCCAGGCTAGCGCACAGCCACCAGCTTCCCCATCTGTCACGGACCGTGGCAGGCAGatgtgggcggggccagggCTCGTCAGTGGGCGGGTCTGGGGTTTCAGTGACAGCCAGAGAATGAGGTTCAGCCTCTACCATCTCAAAAGGCCTAACTGAAAACTCAGAAGATAACAGCAACATCCCCCCTCTGCTAGCCAATACACCTGAGTAGTGAAGGTTGATCTAGGTTGATTTTAAACTTTGATTTCATCAACAGAACTGTAGTTAAGAATTACTGTGTCAGTCTTTAGTCTCGTGCTTCCGCTCTGGTTTGCTCAATAGCAGCAGCCTCGTTTAGGCATATATGCTTGTTCTGTGTGAGACAGGCACCTCTCCCTGTAGCTTTACACGAGATCCTCTGAAGTGATTTGGAAGGTTTTAGCTTAAAGCCCCAAAGTGGATTTTGATCTTAAGGCAGTGCTTCAGTGATGTGGATGAGAGCAGTGATGTGGCTAAGAAGGGTCAAAGGTTAACTCCACTCGCCGGCTCATCTTAGGGAGCTTCTGAAAGGCCCAGAAGCGAGCATCCTCGCCTCACTTGCAGAGAGTCCTCCACATTCAGcttaaaagatttttttattaaagcACAAACATGGGATTTTAATGAGGTGGTAAACGTTTGGGAATGAAGAATTGTACTTACATGGAAAATGCGTTTGGCTCAGTGCTTATAGCAGCGTTAGTGAACAACAACAAGGACATGCATCAATGGACAGTTACAGAAATGATAAACAACAATACACAATGCCAGGATTTATACTGATAAAGTATTTGTTACGCTCTCTCGCCCCCGCAGTCAAAGCCCCTCATCCCGCTGCAGAAGGAGGAGGACCCAGAGACCCACAAGACTGTGCTCACCAACTACATGTTTCCACAGCAGCCCCGCACCGAGGACTGTGAGTCTCCCAAACGCCGCCTCGCACGGTGCCCTACCAGGACTAGCCTGCACCTCAGAGGCCAGGGTTGCACCTCGGGGCTCAGGGCCACACTTGATTGGCCCATGGTTCAGAAGGACATTTGTGATTTACATTTAATTAGCCTTCCAGCTAATGGGATCTGTGTGACGTGCCATCCTCCGCATATTTGTggtcctgggtttgaacagGCGGTTTACAGGAGACCTGTCAGTGGGGTCGGGGGAGAGGTGACATCatgtattataaaatataaacaggTCTTCCGCTGGTTAATTGGGTTGTCTTATGCTGAGATTTCCCTCACCCCCCATTACCCCCAGCTGGTGGGGGGAAAGTGTCAAGCTAAAAATGATAGCGTAGCCTCCTTTGGGCACGCTTCTGCTTCCTGTTCCTTCAGCCGTTTTTGGTCTCCCCACTGGCCCGGGGAGCAAGAAAGAGAAGGTGTCGCAGTCATTTGTGAAGGATGTGTCAGTCCTTAGGGTGCATTTTAATAGTATTAAGAGTGGGTGTCGGTCTGACTCCTTGTTAAGAATACGCACACGGCGTCGGAGCAACTCTGTTCCGCCTCGCACCGTGCCCTCTTGCTCGTACACGCAGGCCACATGACTGTGGCGGCTTGTTGCCGTAGCAGGGCGGTGCGGCTTGGTACCTTAACGGCAGGCAGTTGGGCAATGGGGATGTTTCTGCGCATCAAGGCATCACGCTCCATCTAACAGAGCTGCTCTGTAGCTTTTTGTTGAGATTAACACCTTAGATTTAAAGGCCTCATATGCGCGTTTCTGATTGCCATTGCACCACCTATGTCTGTTTAACATGCTCCAAGAAGAGCAGAAGGTTTTCTGCGGCACAACCAGAACAATGAGACCAGCTTGTTTTGCTgtcgggaaggggggggtggaggagggggggctcaAAATGGAATCCGAACCGATTCCCGGGGGAACAGGGGGGCATTAAAGTCTTAACCTGTTTCCTAGCAACCTGACTTCAGTCTTCCGTGAATAAAAGTGGCCACTTGGCATGAAGTGCAGCCCACTGCAGTCTAGGAATGCCCCGTAACCACAACACGGCCAGGCCTGCAGGGGCACGGCAGCACCGGGGACGCTAAGCGCTGCCTCTTGGGGGGTGTGATGACGCGCATCTCAGTGGGGATGCCGTTCTGCCCTGTTTACCCGCTACGCAGGGCGCCTTGTGCTGCCGCTGCGTCCCGCGGTGCTGCGGTCTGCGTGATTCTGTGTGTGATTACTCAccactctgtctctctgcccacCCACCCTCAGACACCCCCACCTCAGACAACGAGAGCTTCAACCCTTCCCTGTGGGAGGAGCAGCGAAAACAGCGCGCCCAGGTGGCCTTCGAGTGCGACGAAGACACGGACCGAAGGGACATGCCCCCGCGGGTCAGTGCCGGCCCTGGGTCTGCAAGCGCATCTTTGTGTTATAGTCCTTCCTTACTTAACATGGGGTGTGACTTGCTCAGCCTGCGTCCCGTGTGACCCTTACCAGGAGCAGCTAATTAATGGGGGTAACAGCTGGTGTGGTGACTTCCTGCTCATTGGTATTTGGTGAATGTTCTCGCATCCCTAGTTGTGTGTTTATCTACCACCTGCCGTGGCCCTGCTTCCTCCTAGCTGTCTAACGTGGCTCGCTTTTCCAGGAGGGCATCCTGAAACGATACCCCACGCCTTACCCCGACGAGCTGAAGAACATGGTGAAGACGGCCCAGTCCATCGCCACCCGCCTCAGGGAGGATGAGTCCGGTGACGAGTCCGGCAGGGAGAGCAAGGCCAGTGACAGGGCACCCACGGGTGTGCGGGACGTGGGTGTCAAGGTCGGTCCCCTATGAGGCGCTCCTCAGCTTAGGCGGGTCTGTTCAGGGTCACTGGATTCATTAAAAAGGAAATGGCATCCCCTTAGTGTACAGAGTCCTTCTTTCCATTATTCTAGAACTGGGGTGCCTGAAAGGGCACTTGGATATGCGGGATTTCCCTGcaagtcactaattaaattactaattagaggactgattggctgaagagtcctcacacctgggtttgaatagCTGACCTGAAAATGATCCCAAATACATGCTTATAttctttgtggataagattgcccagcCCTGTTCTAGCCCTGTTTTATTTAAGTAAATGTGAAAACTATTAGTTCCTGCACACTTTTATCATTCTTTAGTTATGGCTTGATGTTCACACGCAGAAAATGAGTCACAGCACACATTGCATGAGTGATCTGTCCTCCAGCAAAGCGCCCTAATGCTtcatctcccctgccaggtggTCGAGAATACCTGTGCCAACGGAAAGCCGGTGGAAGCAGACCCCAAAGCCACCATGAACAGCCTCACCGGCAGTATCACGCCTGAGCCGGGAGAGGAAGAGATTCCAAGGACACACAACGCCCCCCTGATAATGCCTGAAAACCCAGGCATGGTGCTTAACCACGAGGACGCCCTCGAGGTACCGTGGAGAGGCACCGCTCACAGCTCATAGCTCATACATGACTTTAGCGGCTTCAGGGCGTTCTCTAAGGCACTTTTAGCACTGGAGTGCATGTCCAGGTTTTGGTGATTAAATATGCTTGTctttggaaggttgttggtgaTTCACACCCTGTCATGGCCCTACATGCCACAAAATCTGTAAAAATCTAAAAACAGCATGTGGATTTGAGAATGCAATTAGCACAGTGCTCTTGTCCATGATGCTGAATAGCAGCTGAAGAGCTGTGAGGTAATGGCAATCTGGCCTGCTTATTGGCTTCTGTGTTGTGACATCACCAGCAGGCTTGTATACACGGCGGAGTCCTCTTTCATCTTAAGTATTTGTTTTACCGTCCTCCCCCCAAAGGGCTCAGAGGAGCTGTCCTCAGAAGACGACGAGATGAAGGTGGCGGAAATGCGCCCCCCTCTGATCGAAATCTCCATCAACCAGCCCAAGGTGGTGGTCCTGGGCAAGGATAAGAAAGGTACGGGGTTTGAGAGGACAGGGAAGGGGTGGGAGATTGgagccggggggtgggggcctcTCAGACCTTGCAGTTCTAACCGAAtccccctcctccctccccagAGGAGAACAGGGATGCAGACTCGCTGCTGGACGATACGGTGGCCAACAGCAACCAGAACAACAGCAACTGCTCGTCACCGTCGCGCATGTCAGACTCTGTGTCCCTGACGACGGACAGCAGCCAGGACATGTCGCTGTGCACGCCAGAGCGCGAGGCCCGGCTGCCCTTTCTGCCCAAGAGCTGGTGAGCCCCACAGCAGTGATCTGGCCATTCACGCCGTCAAGGCTGCTCAGATGTTTGGCCAGAGCTGTCACTTGATGAACCGCAGTGACGAACCCCCCGTCTCTGTTTTCTTTTAGTTCAAGACAAGAGGATGAGAATCAGAACCAGCTGCGCAGCAGCGAGCCGCCGCTGCAGAACGGCAGCACCTCGGACACATTGCTGCAGGCGCTGCTGAAGGGCCAGCCGGGCTCGGAGCCACGGCTCGGGCACATGGCCGCCTTCGACGTCGCCATGGAGGAGAAGCTCTCCTTGCTGCGGGACATCGACCTGAACAGTCGCGCCGGGGACAAGTGGGACCACATCAACCGGAACGTGATGGAGCCCACGGACAACTTCACACGGGTGGGGGACCCCGACAAGGCCGGCGACCTGCCCACCCCCAACAACAACACACAGCCCGCCGGGGCCCTTGAGAACGGCAACCGGCCCCTTGTCgacagccctgggggggggaccCGCTCGTTGGCCGAAGTCCGGACGGCAGCAGTGGGCGTCACTGCCGGAGGCGAAGCCCAGCTCTCGCGGAGCACTGAAGAGCTGTCCCCTCAGAAGAGGGCGCCACCTGCGCCGGTGGTCAAATCTCAGAGTGTCACCAACATGGAGATGGGTGGCATGAAGCTATATGGAATCGAGTCCGACGGGGGCCTCTACGAGGCGGGGCCAGCAGGCCGAGGCCCTGCACCTGGCGCTCAGGGCCAGAGCATCGTCAGGAGCAAGTCGGCCTCGCTGCTAAGCGACCAGCCCCTGCAAGTGTACCCCAGCACCTCTGCGTCCTCCTCCGACCTGATGCTGGGCTCCCGGATGACCGCGGTCCGAGCTGACCCCGCCGGCCCCAGGGGTCCACTGCCTGCCGGCATGCAGCAGCAGCCGCCGCCGCAGTATAACATCCAGTACACCAGCAGCGCAATGCCCAAGGACGGCCTGTGGGCCCTGCGCATGCCCATGCCGCCTGAGCAGGCCTACCTGCCTCCCCAGCACTTGCTGGCCAACACCAACTACTCCAACCGCAACCATGCCCCGCCCTACCCCCTGCAGCCGCTGCAGCGTGGCCTGCTCCGGCCCACGGACCTGAGACCCGTGGACAGGATGTTGCCCCCTAGGGGCCCCCTGCAGCGGCAGCCCAGCATGTCCTCCTCCTCGGCTGTCTCCATGTCGCTGCAGGACCCCAGGCGCGTGGCAGTTCCCGAGGGTGACTACCTGACTTACCGGGAGATCCACACACCGGGCCGGGGGTTGGCGCCCATGACCCAGGCGGGACCTCGGCCCCTGTCGGCCCGCACCTATAGCGTTGATGGGCCGGGCATGCCCCGCCCTCACAGTGCGCGGCCACCCCCCCATGAGGTGCCGGAGAGGACCATGTCAGTGACTGACTTCAACTACCAGCAAGTAAGCCCCAGCAAGCGGCCCAATGTGCGCGTCAAGTCAGAGCACTCGCTGCTGGAAGGGCCAGGCACGGGACGCGTGCCCGCCGACTGGAGGGACCAGGTCATGAGGCACATTGAGGCAAAGAAAATGGAGAAGGTAGGCGCCTTGACGCTGGCTCCCCCCAACGTGGGCTCCCCCAACGAGCCAAAACCCCAACGGCCTTTAAAACGAGGACTTACGACCTTAAGTCAGATATGGGCTAGGGGCAGGGAAGTGGTTGCCATGGACGCCGGGATGTGATGCCACCCCTCGCTGGTGCTGACAGGTTTAGCGCGGATGTCTGCTAAAGTCGTGAGGTCCTTTGCTCGCCAGTAGCTGGCTTGTGGATCGTGTTTCTTGCTCTGCCACTTTCCTGGGTCTAATGTCTTTGCAGGAGCTTTTATGTACCTTCAGCAGTGCTCAGGAGCTCTGCAGTATTTGTCATTCCAGAAGGCCGCTGTTTCTATTGCTTTCCCTCACCCACTCCACTCTCGCccgctgctgcccccccctccctgcgtGCTGCGATGGCCCCCTATTCCCCTAACACTGTGTGTCCGTCTTCAAGTGGATCGTGTCTCTGCCCGTGGTGTGTGGCACTCACTGCATGCCATATCAGGGCACCGGTGAGAGCGTGAGGTTTGGGGGGGTTGTGcgaaggtggggggggaggggggtgcgggTAACGCCTGCATGCTCACTGAAGTGTCCATGATGTTGGATCTGTGTCCCCTCTGCACAGAGCATGCTCTCTTGGTCCCTTAACGCCACTAGTGACAGCTCTAGGGACATGCATGTCAGCCCCGGCATTGTGGCCTTTAGCCCTGGGGACAGACGGCCGTACGGAGCCTTCAGCTTCTGTGTGAGTACACCCAGCCCCCCCTCAcccactcaccccccccaccccatactGACAGGCCCTTGTTTACAAAGGCATCCTAACCTGTCTGCATGCTGTGTCCCCAAGCCCCTCCCATGACCCCCCTACATAGACCGACACTCTTTTACAGAGGCATTGtaacctgtctgtctgcatgctaTGTCCCAAAGCCTTtcccatcagccccccccccaccccccccactgaCAGACCCTCGTTTACAGAGGCATAGTAACCTATCTGCATGCTGTGCCCTCATGCCCTTCACCCTCCCCATATCGCGATAATCCCATGATATCAGCAACGTGACCAGTTAAAGTCCATCTTTTTTGACACATGATCCAGATTCCAGCTGGTCCTGACCTAATTCTCCAGTcaacttctctccctctccattGATTCCCTCAGAAAAACCCACAGTAATTCCACAACATAGTGGCTGTCATCTGTGTTGCTTTCTTAGATCTCAGATCAGACCTGCGTTTCCTGGCTGCTCAGAGCCGCACACTAACATGTggcttttaaaatttatttatttatgcatttttacacGCCCCGGTAAGTACGAGTTACCCCTTGCTGGGGCAGTTTGGCATGCTCTTTCTGATCCGCTGCTGTGCCGAGGCTTCGCAGTCTACGCCTCACATAGGCAGTCAACAGTGGGAAACCTGGAAAGTCAGAGAAGTAGAATCGCTTGGTTTATGCTTGTTGTGTAAACTTTACCGTCGTCCCGGGATGTCAGTGTTCTGGCTCTTTGCCAGGGGCTGCAGTGCTGCTTACAGATTCCCATCtcatgtatttttcattttatatattattaccTCTTGTTCCTCTCCCGCAATGGAAAATTGGATCGCTGTACCACTAGCATCTTACATTATCCATGCGCTCTGGGTGATGTCATGTAAACAGGTTTCCAAAGCCAAAGCCGACTGGACCTGCAAGCTGGAGATGGCTTCGTGTTTGGTGGATAAAGTGCAGAGCTCCCCCCACCCGCCAGTGCATGCTTTTTGCCAACGGGGGCACTCTAAGCTCTGCCCCGTAAGCTAGCCGGCTGATGGTATCACCATCGGTGTCAGTGTCATGCTGTAGATGGACAGAGCTGCGACCTGACTTGCTTCATACTGCTgatgtacatttattttaaatgaataaatctgCTTATTTAAGCGCCATTCAAGTTCATCAAGTTCAGCTTTTTGGGTGAAGCGGACCTCACCTTCAGCGCCCACTGGAAGCCCGTCTGTAAAAACCACGCCCCTCTCCTGCTCTTCCTCACCCTTTCCTCTTCTTTTCATGACCCTATTTAGCAGtgcagtttaatttaatttgctaATGCATTCTTTGGCattattccaaaaaaaaaaacaccttttccttgtcctccccccccctcccccccccatccttcccCCCAGCAGGAAGATGTTTTTGGACTTCCTGGACCACAAGGCTACACCATGGACACACTGCGAAAAGTAAGTCTCCAGATTGGACCCTTCGAGCTGAGCTGGAGATGAGGCATGGCCTCGGGGTGCAGTTCTGCATGTTGGTCAGCAAGTGGTGTGATAGTTAACTGCCGCTGAAGTGATTTACAGTATTTCTGTTTCAAAGCAGCCAGCATTGGCTCATCATGGTTCGCGAGACTGACTGATCCACTGAGTCCGGCTGCTCTTTGCGTTGCGGCTTTGGGGATGTAGCGGGAGCGAGCGGCTAGACGGGGGAGCAGGAGGCAGGTTCTGCACACAAGCGGCACGCGGACATGAGCCAGGCTCTGTCCGCCACGCGGAGCCTTGCTCAGGGACGCCCGAGTCGGCTTCATCACGGCTGACTCTCCCATTCCACACGTGCCATTTCTACAGATGATGTCTTCATAGTGCCAATCAGCTTTTAATGGCCACTCTGTGCTCCTCCGCCAAGCGGCGATTCGGGGGCAAGTCTAGGCCTGGAATGCCGCCCTCCCGATCGGCCTCTGCTGTGTCCCAAAGCCATGCTGATCTGCTCTCCTGTAATGAGGAACAGATCGTGTGGAAGTGTGTGCGGTGACAGCCCTGAACATGCATTTTTCTCGTCCAGCGTTCCCAGTACTGACTCCCCGCCCCCCTTCCCCGATAATAGAGATGAAAAGAagagattcccccccccccctccaggggtGTGGGGGATTCTCCCAGCTCTCCCCACCGCGATAAGGCACATTCCAGCGCGGCTCGCATTAGCTGCTCCATTACCGCCTCATAGAAAAATGTCTCCGCGTTTCCATGGCGTTCTCGGGGGGCCCCCTCTCCAGCCTGCCGTGGGGTCTGTCTGCCGTCTGTCTGGGTTCAGAGTTTGTTTCATGCTGTGGGTTCATGGAGTCTGGTCACCAGGCAATGGATCCGTTCGGTTTCCCATTTCCGTTTTCGTGATGCTTGTGGGTTTCCACTTCCCGGAATTCCCATATCTTATTTGGTATTCCTTCCCTCTAATCATCAAACTGTGCTGTGgtcatttatttatctatttatttattttagctttGTGTGCCATCTGTTGTCAGAACAGTGCAACTGCAATGTTTAGTGcatcttttattattattaaacagtGTTAGAGCAAAAGCTGTTGAGTATCTGCCATGGAGGTGTCAGCAGAAGCACATTGCAgcaggtttttgttttttcacaCACAGCTCTGCATCTTTTCACGTCAACCTGTAAAGCACACTTTCATATACTGTGGCAGTGTGGCTAAAGCTTTAATTAACAGCAGCCTTGATTAATCAAGTTTAAGATGTAGGTTATTAGCAGCGTAAGTGCTGTGCGGTTCCCCATGGGGCTCGTCAGCGGCCCATCTCACGGCGTTCTGTGCTGGTGTTCGGTAGCGGCAAATTCTGGAGAGCTGGAGCATAGGGACTCTGTttgtggctcagcgggctgGGACATCGTGCCTTTGATTCGAAGGTCACTGGTTAAAATACCACCATTAGAGTGATGCCACTGTTGAACAAAGCTCTTAaatcccagttgctccagggactgtttGACCCTGATTTCTCAGTTGTGCGTCTCTTtcgataaaagcatctgctaagtaaATGTAAAAGTAGAGCGTTGAGGTGACCACATTAGACCCGTGGGATTGCCTGTGCCCAGTGCCAGGTTTCTCAGGAGAGCATGTTAGGAGGATGGGAATGCCACCCACACTGTGTACAGGGGAAGCAGTCTCCTCAGCTGCCACAGTTGCCCTCCCATCGCCGT
This is a stretch of genomic DNA from Paramormyrops kingsleyae isolate MSU_618 chromosome 7, PKINGS_0.4, whole genome shotgun sequence. It encodes these proteins:
- the erbin gene encoding erbin isoform X4 encodes the protein MTSKRSLFGRLVPCRCLRGEEEAVTSLDYSHCSLEQVPKEIFGFEKTLEELYLDANQIEELPKQLFNCQSLNRLSLPDNDLTVLPAGIANLANLRELDISKNSIQEFPENIKNCKVLTIVEASVNPISKLPEGFTQLLNLTQLYLNDAFLEFLPASFGRLTKLQILELRENQLKMLPKSMQKLTQLERLDLGSNEFTEVPEVLEQLTGIRELWLDGNRLTFLPGMLGSLKQLSYLDVSKNNVEMLDEQISGCENLLDLLLSHNALTQLPGSIGSLKKLTALKVDENQLMYLPDSIGGLAALEELDCSLNEIEALPPSMGQCTNLRTFAADHNFLTQLPPEVGSWKNLTVLFLHSNKLESLPEEMGEMQKLKVINLSDNKLKNLPFNFTKLNQLTAMWLSENQSKPLIPLQKEEDPETHKTVLTNYMFPQQPRTEDYTPTSDNESFNPSLWEEQRKQRAQVAFECDEDTDRRDMPPREGILKRYPTPYPDELKNMVKTAQSIATRLREDESGDESGRESKASDRAPTGVRDVGVKVVENTCANGKPVEADPKATMNSLTGSITPEPGEEEIPRTHNAPLIMPENPGMVLNHEDALEGSEELSSEDDEMKVAEMRPPLIEISINQPKVVVLGKDKKEENRDADSLLDDTVANSNQNNSNCSSPSRMSDSVSLTTDSSQDMSLCTPEREARLPFLPKSCSRQEDENQNQLRSSEPPLQNGSTSDTLLQALLKGQPGSEPRLGHMAAFDVAMEEKLSLLRDIDLNSRAGDKWDHINRNVMEPTDNFTRVGDPDKAGDLPTPNNNTQPAGALENGNRPLVDSPGGGTRSLAEVRTAAVGVTAGGEAQLSRSTEELSPQKRAPPAPVVKSQSVTNMEMGGMKLYGIESDGGLYEAGPAGRGPAPGAQGQSIVRSKSASLLSDQPLQVYPSTSASSSDLMLGSRMTAVRADPAGPRGPLPAGMQQQPPPQYNIQYTSSAMPKDGLWALRMPMPPEQAYLPPQHLLANTNYSNRNHAPPYPLQPLQRGLLRPTDLRPVDRMLPPRGPLQRQPSMSSSSAVSMSLQDPRRVAVPEGDYLTYREIHTPGRGLAPMTQAGPRPLSARTYSVDGPGMPRPHSARPPPHEVPERTMSVTDFNYQQVSPSKRPNVRVKSEHSLLEGPGTGRVPADWRDQVMRHIEAKKMEKSMLSWSLNATSDSSRDMHVSPGIVAFSPGDRRPYGAFSFCQEDVFGLPGPQGYTMDTLRKVPLPNGQVCPPPRPPMSCGPAPMARHPSREQLIDYLKMKVSQQAQGPPRSPLDLVQQEVHVQIEKNPELGFSISGGLGGRGNPFRPEDHGIFVTRVQPEGPASKLLQPGDKIIQ